A stretch of Myroides oncorhynchi DNA encodes these proteins:
- a CDS encoding JAB domain-containing protein — protein sequence METTVLDKQWLIASEVELIYKSKVKASQRPQITSSYNAYQIALKAWDGNKIELLEQFKVLMLSNNNKVLGVLEASSGGITATIVDLRIIFSALLKANATAFIIIHNHPSGKLTPSDPDRQITRKIKEASKILDITLLDHLIITEESYYSFADEGTL from the coding sequence AACTACAGTTTTAGACAAACAATGGCTTATCGCTTCAGAAGTAGAATTAATTTACAAATCAAAAGTAAAGGCTTCACAGAGACCTCAAATTACATCTTCTTACAATGCATATCAAATAGCATTAAAGGCTTGGGATGGTAATAAGATTGAATTGTTAGAACAGTTTAAAGTTCTTATGCTTTCTAACAACAATAAAGTACTTGGAGTATTAGAAGCTTCCTCAGGAGGAATAACCGCAACAATAGTAGATTTAAGAATTATTTTCTCAGCTTTACTAAAGGCTAATGCTACAGCTTTTATAATTATTCACAATCATCCATCTGGAAAGTTAACTCCAAGTGATCCTGATAGACAAATTACAAGAAAGATAAAAGAAGCAAGCAAGATACTTGATATTACTCTTTTAGATCACTTAATTATAACCGAAGAGAGTTACTACTCCTTTGCAGACGAAGGCACCTTATAG